The Stigmatella aurantiaca DW4/3-1 genome contains the following window.
GGCTTCTCCATCACGTTCCAGCGCCCGGCCATCGCCCAGGTGACGGAGCGCTTTCCCGCCTTCGCCCCCTTCCTGGACGCGGCGCTCCTGCCGGACTGTGACGCGTTTCTGCTCAACCCGCTGCTGATCCAGAACGGGCGCGGGGTGGCGGCCCACATCGATCGCAGCCTGGAGTTCTATGGAGCGGGCATCGGCTGCCCGGTCGCGGTGAGCGTGCTCTACGTGCAGGTGCCGGAGCAGCTCGCGGGCGGAGAGCTGCGGCTGTACCACCGGGGCACGCGGGTGGCGGCGCTGGCCCCCCTGGCGCGCTCGCTGGTCACCTTCCGGGGCGATGTCGCGCACGAAGTGGTCGCGGTGGAGGCGGGTGCCCCCATGCTGTCGGCGGCCCGCGTCAGCCTGGTGGTCGAGCAGTACCGCGTGCCCCCCGCCGTGAGGGCACGGCTGCCCGCCTTTGAGTTGCGCAACCGCTCGGGAGCCCTGGCATGAGCGAGCTGGTGCTGGAGCTGAGGATGGCCGCCTCTCCCAGGCAGGTCTTCGCGGCCTTCGAGGCCCCCTTCCTGCTGCGCCGTTGGTACGGCGCCCCTCCGGGCTGCTTCCGCACCGGGGCGGACGGCAACGTGGGGGCGGGCGAGCCGTTCCAGGTCAACCTGATCGATGCCCAGGGGACCCCTTTCATGCAGAGGGGCCGCATCCTCGATGTGGTGCCCGC
Protein-coding sequences here:
- a CDS encoding 2OG-Fe(II) oxygenase, encoding MSFQQPWGGAFRLQTYVHRTPEALPAPAIEAIREAILGSSLLGESNLTRQFSGTYGFSITFQRPAIAQVTERFPAFAPFLDAALLPDCDAFLLNPLLIQNGRGVAAHIDRSLEFYGAGIGCPVAVSVLYVQVPEQLAGGELRLYHRGTRVAALAPLARSLVTFRGDVAHEVVAVEAGAPMLSAARVSLVVEQYRVPPAVRARLPAFELRNRSGALA